A genomic region of Roseateles amylovorans contains the following coding sequences:
- a CDS encoding ATP-grasp domain-containing protein, with protein MPDVLLLGGRAPVTLDHARRFAHHGWRVHVADSISCRLSTSSRAVSGSVRLASPRHAPAEFVRGLREAITRWDIALIVPTCEEVFFLSRYRHLLPASVRVLADDFELLRALHSKWHFLQLAQGCGAGVPEAATVDSLPQARDWAGGRAVVLKPEFSRFGVHVRLYPDGIPADAPPLPPMGRWVVQQFIAGQEFSSYSVADRGRLLAHSLYRPAYRLAASASFYFEAARIEASRTFVEALVRKTGFTGQISFDWMLDAEGTLSVLECNPRATSGCHLFALADPLPDALAGISSALLEPSTARPRMLGPVMLSAGLAAAVRDGRLAEWRRDFQAAEDVIVAPGDRWPLIGAALDMGAYAALALRRRSSLREASTQDIEWDGQALLDVAG; from the coding sequence ATGCCTGATGTCCTGCTGCTCGGAGGCCGCGCCCCCGTCACCCTCGACCATGCCCGCCGCTTCGCCCACCATGGCTGGCGGGTTCATGTCGCCGACAGCATCTCCTGCCGTCTGAGCACTTCTTCCCGGGCCGTCAGCGGCTCGGTCCGCCTGGCGTCGCCCCGGCATGCGCCCGCCGAGTTCGTGCGGGGCCTGCGGGAGGCCATCACCCGCTGGGACATCGCGCTGATCGTGCCGACCTGCGAGGAGGTGTTCTTCCTGTCGCGCTACCGCCACCTGCTCCCGGCATCGGTTCGGGTGCTGGCGGATGATTTCGAGTTGCTCCGTGCGCTGCACAGCAAGTGGCATTTCCTGCAATTGGCGCAGGGTTGCGGGGCCGGCGTGCCGGAGGCGGCCACCGTCGACTCATTGCCGCAGGCCCGGGACTGGGCCGGTGGACGGGCGGTGGTGCTCAAGCCGGAGTTCTCGCGTTTCGGCGTGCATGTCCGTCTGTATCCCGACGGCATCCCGGCCGACGCTCCGCCCTTGCCGCCGATGGGCCGATGGGTCGTGCAGCAGTTCATCGCCGGTCAGGAGTTCTCCTCGTACAGCGTGGCGGATCGTGGCCGCCTGCTGGCGCACAGTCTCTATCGACCGGCGTATCGACTGGCGGCCAGTGCAAGCTTCTATTTCGAAGCGGCCCGCATCGAGGCGAGTCGGACGTTTGTCGAGGCGCTGGTGCGGAAGACCGGCTTCACCGGCCAGATTTCCTTTGACTGGATGCTCGACGCCGAGGGCACGCTCAGCGTCCTGGAATGCAATCCCCGCGCCACCAGCGGCTGCCATCTCTTCGCGCTCGCCGACCCGTTGCCGGACGCCCTCGCCGGGATATCCAGCGCCTTGTTGGAACCCTCCACGGCGCGTCCCCGGATGCTCGGACCGGTGATGCTGTCGGCGGGCTTGGCAGCGGCCGTCAGAGACGGCCGCCTGGCCGAATGGCGGCGCGACTTTCAGGCCGCAGAGGATGTCATCGTTGCGCCGGGGGACCGCTGGCCGCTGATCGGTGCGGCGCTCGACATGGGGGCCTACGCCGCCCTGGCGCTTCGCCGACGCAGCAGCCTGCGCGAGGCCTCCACCCAGGACATCGAATGGGACGGCCAGGCACTCCTGGACGTCGCCGGATGA